A stretch of DNA from Catenulispora acidiphila DSM 44928:
GCGCGTGCGGCACCTCCTCGGCGTGCGTCAGGACCGGAATCCCATACGTTGACCGCAGCCGCTCGGCGCCACCGATGTGATCGTTGTGCGCGTGCGTGATCAGAATCGCGCTCAACGACTCCGGCGCCACGCCGAGCAGCGCCAACGACGCCAGAAGGTTGTCGTAGTCCTGCGGATAACCGGTGTCGATCAGCGTCGCGGCATCGCCGTCCTTCACCACGACCCACGTCACATCACTGCCGAGCACCGCGTGCACGTCGCCGTCGACGCGCACGACGTCGTCCGGACGGAAGGCTTTGACCATCCCTGCTACTACCTTCCGTCCGCGCGGGCGAAGATGAGAAAGCTGAGCTCAAGCTTTTCCTTGGGTTCCAGAGCCCGAATTCGGGTTCTCCAACTCCAACGATACGGAGATCGGTCCAGCCTAGTAGGGGTTCTCCGTGTAGACCGACCTGCCGGGCGCCGCGATGTCGCCCTGGATCAGGCGTTGCGTCGAAGGCGCCAGCGCGCTGGGACCGCCGAGGATCAGCACCGAGCGGAGGGTGGCGGCGTTCGACCGGAGCCACTTGTCGGTGAGGGAGGTCGGGGAGGTCGGGACCGAGGGATACAGCAGCAGCGGTCCCCGCAGGACGCCGAGCAGGGCGCCTCCGGCCAGGGCGTCCGGCCAGTTCGCGGCGGTGACGATGCCCGCCGTGGTCGGCTGCCGATCGCCCAGCAGGACGCTGGCCACCCGGTAGGAGGTCTCGTAGCGGTCCGTGCCTGAGTAGGCCGACACGATCGACCCGGCCGGAAGCCGCACGTCGGACGTGTCCGGGATCGCCGAGCCGGCTTGGCCGCCGATGGTGTCGACGTCGACGGCGGCGCCGGTGCCCGTCGGGTCGGCGAGGAAGCGGCGCGTCACCTCGGGCAGTTGGCCGTCCGAGGTCAGGACCACCACGCCGGTGCCCAGCGCGCCGGCGGCGGCGCCTGCGGACAGCGCGTCCGGATAGTTGAGGCCGGTCGCGGCCAGGACATGGACCCGCCCCGCCGAGGGCGGCGTCAGCGCGAGCGAGGCCCGGGCGACGGCGACCGCGGTGGCGAAGCGGTCGGCGCCGGCCTCGCGCCGTACCGTGTAGCGGCCGGCGAGCTGGTTCTCGACGGTCTGGGACACCGCCGCGCCGCCGCCGAGGACGTAGACCGGAGCGCCGGCCGGCAGGATGCGGTCGAGTTCGGCCCGCACCGCGGGGTCCAGGGTGCCGGTGGGCGTGAGCAGCAACGGACCGCCGGCGCGGGCGGCCAGGACGGCGCCGCCGAGAGCGTCGGCGTAGTTGTCCGACCGGCTGATGACGGCTGCCTTGGCCTGCTTGCGGGCCGGGTCGGCGGTGCCGTTGTCGGCCCAGGTGTAGCGGGAGGCGCTGACCGCGGTGGCCAGACGGCTGTCCCCGTAGAGCCGGACCACGTCCTTGTCGAACAGCGGCTGCCAGCTCAGCCGGCCCGTGGAAGCGCCGGGCCAGCTCAGGTAGACCGGGTTGCCGCCGGCGACGGGCATCGTCGCCAGCTGCGGGCCCGTGCCGGTGAAGACGTGGAAGGCGACGGCTGATCCGTCGGGGGAGAACACCAGATCCCC
This window harbors:
- a CDS encoding cell wall-binding repeat-containing protein, whose translation is MSSPRIRSTAGSLAAAALLTLGATAYAPQASATGLPHHAARNGPITWAMNGPGVTGVDPVTGASIPGALVPALSSLNGTLSDLAWSPDGTKIAAVLTHGSNQQRALIAYSLIDQTVTTVEDGIPMLADPSWTADGSTILFAAAGGAQRNGLEVLWAISPVAGAVEHRLLPNEPNCQEIEPSAGPGGAVVFTRTPYLTCDGGNGIGYSVNGHTTVIGQAQDFHPALSPDGRTIVYCHQDVATGYYQLYRSAIVNGVPQPGTPLPGSPTMVTGDLVFSPDGSAVAFHVFTGTGPQLATMPVAGGNPVYLSWPGASTGRLSWQPLFDKDVVRLYGDSRLATAVSASRYTWADNGTADPARKQAKAAVISRSDNYADALGGAVLAARAGGPLLLTPTGTLDPAVRAELDRILPAGAPVYVLGGGAAVSQTVENQLAGRYTVRREAGADRFATAVAVARASLALTPPSAGRVHVLAATGLNYPDALSAGAAAGALGTGVVVLTSDGQLPEVTRRFLADPTGTGAAVDVDTIGGQAGSAIPDTSDVRLPAGSIVSAYSGTDRYETSYRVASVLLGDRQPTTAGIVTAANWPDALAGGALLGVLRGPLLLYPSVPTSPTSLTDKWLRSNAATLRSVLILGGPSALAPSTQRLIQGDIAAPGRSVYTENPY